From Fusobacterium varium:
TTTAAATATAGCTTCAGGAGGAGTTGGAGTATTTGGAGAAAATGCAGATATTGACTTTGCAGTAAATGTTTCAGGAACAGGAGCAGTAGGAGTTGCAGCTAAAGGAAATTCAGTAATTTCAGGAAATATTAAAACAGGACAGGGTTCTGTTGGAGCATTCCTTCTTAATGATACAGTAACATTTAATGGAGCAGTTATAGAAACAGGAGCAAGTATTCCAGAGTCATCTCCAGGAGCAAGTGATGCTAAAACATCAGTAGGAATACTTTTTGATACAGGAATAACAGGTACATATACTATGAATAATGTAACTGTAAATGCAAAAGATGGAGTAGGAATATATTTAAATGGAACAGGAATGACTCTTAACCACAATGGAAATATAACAACTGAAAATGGAATAGGAATATATGTAAAAAGTGGAACTTCTTTGACAACAGGAACATCAGTTATGAATATTAATGGAGGAACTGGAGTATATGTAGCTGGAGGAACTGCTAACCTAGGAACAACAGGAAATCTTACATTTAATTTTGGAACTGGCGGAGGAATAGGAGTTTACAATAATGGAGGAACTCTTGTTCTTGGAAATAATATAACTGCAGCAGGGTCAGGTTCACTTGCGGCAACATCAAATGGTGACTTAACTTCATCTGGAAATTTAAGTATAGGTGAAGGAGGAACAGGACTTCTTGGAACATATGACAGTGGAACTACAGCACCAAAAAATATAACAAATAATGGAGGAACAATAAGCGCTCATACTGGAGGAATAGGTCTTGCAGCTATAACACCTGGAACAAGCGCCCCAACAGGAACAATTACAATAAATAATACTGGGATAATTAATGCAGAGGGAATATCAACTGGAGCTGTTCCTTCACCTTCTATTGGAATTTATACAAATATAGCTGAAGTAGTAAATACAGGAACTATTAATGTAGGAACAAGTGGAATAGGGATTTATAGCGCTGACAGTGGAAGATCAGTACAAAATGATACAATGACTATGACAGGAACTGATGGAATAGGAGTATATCTTAAAGGCACTGCTGGAGGACTTGTATCAAATAATATAACTTCAGGAAGTTCAAAAAATACAGGAGTAGTTCTTGAAGGAGTAACATCAAATATAAATGCAGGAACTATTATCTTAGGAGATGAAAGTGTAGGAGTGATGGCAGTATCAGGAACAACTTCTGCAATTGATGGAACTATTAAAGTAGGAGTTTCAAGTTCTGATAAAAGTGCAATAGGATTAGTAGTAAAAGGTGGTTCTAATGTAACGTTGGCAGGAACAGCATCAATCACAGCTGGAAAAGGCGGAATAGGAGTATATGCTGAAGGAGCAGCAGTTACAGTTTTAAACACAGGAAATATATCAGTAGGAACAGATGGAATATATATGTATTCTAAAGGCTCTGCTCTGACTTTCACAGGAGATATAACAGCTGATAATCAAATAGGAATAGTAGCAGATGGAGGAAGCGTAACTGCAAGTGGAAGCTCAGCTATAACAGCTAAAAATGGTGGAATAGGAGCATATATAAAAAATGCAGCACCAACATTTGGAACAACAGCAATTACAGTTCAAAGCGGAATTGCAGAAACAGATTCCAGTCCAGCAAAATATTCTGTAGGAATTTATTATGATGGTGTAGCATCAATAGGAGCAATGCCAACAGTTACACAAACAGGAAATTATACAATAGGCAGAATATTAAATAATTCAGCTGGAAGTGCATCTGGGGGAATTTCTATAGGAAGTTCTGGAAGCAATCAGGTAGGAGTAATGGCAAAAGGAAACTCTAATCTAACAGTGACAGGTGGAGTAGCTATAACAGGAGGAAACAGTAATATTGGCGTATATGGAGAAAGCAGTGTAATAACAGTGACTGGAGATATATCAGCTGCTTTAGCAGCTTCATTGGCAAATTCATCAATAGGGGTATTTTTAGATAAAGGTTCATCATATACAGGAACTGCAGGAAATGTTTCAGCAGGAAATAACAGTATTGGAATCTATGGAAAAAATATGACTGGTGGAACAATTTCACAAAGCGGAACAACCATGAATGTAGGAAGTAATGGAGCAGGTATTTACGGAGAAGGAAATGGAAATATCAACTTGTCAATGGGCACAATAACTCTAAGTGATAAAAATTCTATTGGTGTATATGCTAAGGGACTAAATTCAGCAGTGACAGGAAATATGACTATTGGAACAAATACAAGTATAGGAATAGTAAGTGAAGGAAATGGAAATGTAACATATACAGGTAATATGACAATAGTTGATAAAATAAAAACAGGTTCTGTAGGAATATACAAACTTGGAGGAACAGTGCCATCAACAATCACATCATCAGGGAACTGGTCAGTAGGAAACAGCGGATATGGAATTTATTTAAAAGGTCAGGGAACAACAGTTAATAACAGCGCAGATATGACACTAGGAATGTCAGCAGTGGGAATATTCTCAAGTGGAGTAGATGTAATTAATAATACAGGAAATATAGTTGTAGGAGAAACAGATGTAAAAGGTGATCATGATAAGATAGAAAATCACCTTAACTCAATAGGAATCTATGCAACTGCAGGAACTACTGTAAATAACTCTGGAAATATAACTGTAAACTACGATCATTCAGTAGGAATCTATGGGGATGGCTCAGGAACAAAGATTCAAAATACAGGAACTATCAATGTTGATAGAGGAGGAGTAGGAATTCTTGTAAGAGATGGAGCAGTAGCTGTAAATGCTGCTGGAGGAAATATCATCTTAGGAAGTACATCAGCTCCAGATCCATGTACAGCAACAACAGTGGGAATGGCAGCATATAGTGGTGCGAGAATAGAAAATGCTGGGATAATAACTGTTAATGAAGGTGTTGGAATGCTTATAGGAGTAGGAGCAGCATTTGACAACAGTGGAACTATTTATTTAAAAAACGGAATAGGAATTGAAGGACCAGGAGCTTTAAACAACTATGGGCATATAGTTGTTCTTCCAGGAGGAAATGGAACTCCAGGAGCAAATGTGGGAGTATCTAATGCTGAAATAGGAAGTGTAAAAATAGAATCAGATGGAACAATAACAATTAATGATAAATATGTATCTATTGGAGGAACACTTTCAACAGCAGGAAATATAGTAGTAAATGGAGCATATGTAGATGTAACAACAGGAACACCATTATTTAATGCAAACAGTGTAAGCGGAGAGGTAAGACTGCTTCCAAACTTTGCATCAACAGGAAATGGAATTTCTTATGAAATAGAAGGATTTATAAATACAGCAATGGGAACAATAACAGGGAATAAGCTTACACCAGTAACATCACCACTGTTTATTGCAAAAGTAACAGATAAAGGAAATCTGGTTATTGCTAAAAGACCATATGCTGATTTAACAATAGGAGATCAGTTTGATGCGCTGGAAAAAGGTTTGGATAATATTCTTAAAAACAGTGGTGGAAGCGGAAAAGATGCTGATATATTGAAAGGATTGAATCAGTATCTTGAAGGACTTCCAGCAGATCAGTTTGAAAGAGAAACATCTAGAAAACTTGCAGAAACTAGAGGGGATATCTATTCAACTATCCAGGGAAGAATGCAGGATATCAACAGAGCATTTGACAACTCTTTTTATGAACTTGAATCATCATACAATCTGACTAAAGACAGCAGCAAATACAGTGTAATTTATACTGATGGAAACTACAAGGATCCAACTTTAGGAATAGATGATTATGATTACAAGGTAATGGGTGTTCTTTATATGAAAGAGAAAGAAGGAACAGAGTATGGAAGTAAATATGGGTATACATTAGGATTTACTGGATCGAAGTTTGATTTTGATGATGGAGGTTCAAAAGAGGATGTATATTCATTAAGAGCAGGAGTACATAGAGTTAAAAATCTAAGTGAAGAGAATAAAGTATCATGGCTTACAAGATTGGAACTTGGATACAACAGACATATAGCCAAGAGAAAGCTTAATCTTCAGGAAACATTTGAGAATAAAGGAGAGTACAATACATACTCTGTAGCACTTGACAACAGAGTGACAAAAGTTATCTATACAGATCTTTCCAGACAGTTGGATGTATATGCTGATTTAGATTTAGAGTATGGAAAAGTAGATGGCTTTACAGAAAGCGCTGGAAGCAAAGGGGGACTTGAAGTACAGATTAAGGATAACGACTACCTAAGCGCACAGCTGGGAGCAGGAGTAAAAGCTCAGCAGAGAATCTATGCAGGAAATGATGTATCAGTAAAAGTGACAGCAGATGTAAAGTATGCATATGAACTTGGAGATAACTATGATGGAAACAAAGCAAGACTAAAAAATGGAGGAGAAGGATATTACAGCCTGATTACTCCAGATGAAAGAGAAGGGAAACTGACAGGAAAAGTAGGACTGACAGTGGAGAAAGCCAACCACATGGGAGTAACATTTGAAGTGGAGGCAGCAGATGAAGGAAATAGAAAAGATACATCAGTTAAATATGGAGTAAGATTTAATTACAAATTCTAAATTAAGCAGACTGTCTCTTTTTAGGGACAGTCTACAAAACTAGCTAAATTAATATTATTAATACAATAAAAATGAAATAAAAAAGTTGTCAATTGTACTGTAGCCAGAATCTTAAATTACTAAAATAATAGGAATAGTATAAATAGGCAGCTTTTTTCTTATAAAAATATAAATTATGAGTATTTTTTAATTTTAGTGTATATTTCTTTTCCTGTTTTTGTATTGCATAAACCACCTTTGCAGGTACATTTTAATTCATTAGGAAGCATCCTTCCAACTTCATACATTGCAGTAATGACTTCATCTAGAGGAATAACAGCATCATAACCACATTTTATCATATTAGCTGCTGAAACCGCATTTATAGAAGCCAAAATATTTCTGCTTATACAGGGAACTTCAGTTAAGCCACCTACAGGGTCACAAATTAATCCTAGTAGATTTTGCAGTGCCAATGAAGCTGCAGAAAAGCATTCTTCAATATTTCCATCTAATAATTCAATAATTCCAGCTGCTGCCATACAGCTTGCTGCTCCATTTTCTGCCTGACATCCAGCAACTTCTGCACTAAAAGTAGATTGATTAGCAATAAAGACACCAATAAGACCTGAAGTTAACAGCGCCTTTATAATTTTATCTTCTTCAGCATTTATTTTTTCTCCACAATGAATAATTGTAGCAGGAATTACTCCACAAGAACCGGCTGTAGGAGCAGCAACTATGATATTATGCTTACAATTATTTTCCATAATTTTAACTGCTGAAAGCATAATTTTATTTAAAACCCCCATGTCAATTATATTTTCATTTTTTAATTTATCTTCTATTTTAGCAGAATTATTAGAAAGTATTTGAAATTCAGTATTTTTATCATCAATATCTATTAATAAAGATTTTTTCATAAAAAATAATATGTCTTTCATTTTTTCTACAACATCATTTTTTGAAATGTTACTTATACTGCATTCATATTTGATTGCAAGTTCCCACAGATTTAAATTTTCACTTTTATTGTATTCAATAGCTTCTGCTGCATTAAAAAATAGTGGTATGTTTTCTTTGTTTAGTGTTACAGGCAAAATAACTTCTGCTATTCTATAAAAAATAATTCTGCTATCATTTTTTAAGTATTTAACTTTATTTTCAATTTCATTATTAATTATTAATATTTCTAAAAGGACTGTATTATTTTTTTTCTGTAAATAATAATGATTCGGAGAAATAATTTTTTTTATTTCTTGAATTAATGAATTTTCTTTTGTAGAAATATAAATTTTTTTATTTTCACCAGTTATTGATATGTCAAAATCATCCATATTAATTATTTCAAATGTTCCTCCACCAGTGGAACGGGTAATAACCTTCATATCTAATTTTTTGTTTCTATATATTCTAATTTCAGCTTCATTGGGATGGTTCATTCCTAAATCTTCTGATTTAAAAGTTATTTTAAGATTACTTTCTTCAGCTATTTTTAAAGCGTGCTTTAGTCTAATATCATCAGGAGAAAATCCTAAAAGTCCTCCAACAAAACCATAATCTGTTCCTTGGCCTTTGTAAGTACTGGGATAAGAACCATTTTTTTCAAATATAATTTCAGCTTCTTCTATATCATTTCCATA
This genomic window contains:
- a CDS encoding L-serine dehydratase, whose protein sequence is MKKYHSIFNDVLGPIMTGPSSSHTAGCARIGKMIRILYGNDIEEAEIIFEKNGSYPSTYKGQGTDYGFVGGLLGFSPDDIRLKHALKIAEESNLKITFKSEDLGMNHPNEAEIRIYRNKKLDMKVITRSTGGGTFEIINMDDFDISITGENKKIYISTKENSLIQEIKKIISPNHYYLQKKNNTVLLEILIINNEIENKVKYLKNDSRIIFYRIAEVILPVTLNKENIPLFFNAAEAIEYNKSENLNLWELAIKYECSISNISKNDVVEKMKDILFFMKKSLLIDIDDKNTEFQILSNNSAKIEDKLKNENIIDMGVLNKIMLSAVKIMENNCKHNIIVAAPTAGSCGVIPATIIHCGEKINAEEDKIIKALLTSGLIGVFIANQSTFSAEVAGCQAENGAASCMAAAGIIELLDGNIEECFSAASLALQNLLGLICDPVGGLTEVPCISRNILASINAVSAANMIKCGYDAVIPLDEVITAMYEVGRMLPNELKCTCKGGLCNTKTGKEIYTKIKKYS